One genomic segment of Lysobacter sp. 5GHs7-4 includes these proteins:
- the gnd gene encoding phosphogluconate dehydrogenase (NAD(+)-dependent, decarboxylating): MDLGMVGLGRMGANMAQRLVRGGHRVTGYDPGAAAREQAATHGIGAAASLAELVAALPAPRAVWLMVPAGAIVDQTLAELLPLLAPGDTVIDGGNSNYKDTQRRAAELAERGLHYVDSGTSGGIWGLAEGYSLMIGGDEDAVERLRPIFEILAPAPERGWGRVGPSGAGHFTKMVHNGIEYGLMQAYAEGFAIMQRKPGFDLDLHQIAQIWRHGSVVRSWLLDLGADALGKNPALDGIAPYVEDSGEGRWTVAEAIDLDVAAPVITASLLERLRSRESDSFADKLLAAMRNEFGGHKIKAG, from the coding sequence ATGGATCTGGGTATGGTCGGTCTGGGCCGGATGGGCGCGAACATGGCGCAGCGCCTGGTGCGCGGCGGGCATCGCGTGACGGGCTACGACCCGGGCGCCGCGGCGCGCGAACAAGCGGCCACGCACGGCATCGGCGCGGCGGCCTCGCTGGCCGAACTGGTGGCCGCCCTGCCGGCACCGCGCGCGGTCTGGCTGATGGTGCCGGCCGGCGCCATCGTCGATCAGACCCTGGCCGAGCTGCTGCCGCTGCTGGCGCCGGGCGACACCGTGATCGACGGCGGCAACTCCAACTACAAGGACACCCAGCGGCGCGCGGCCGAACTGGCCGAACGCGGCCTGCACTACGTCGACTCCGGCACCAGCGGCGGCATCTGGGGCCTGGCCGAGGGCTACAGCCTGATGATCGGCGGCGACGAGGACGCGGTGGAGCGCCTGCGTCCGATCTTCGAGATCCTGGCGCCGGCGCCGGAGCGCGGCTGGGGCCGGGTCGGACCCAGCGGCGCGGGGCACTTCACCAAGATGGTCCACAACGGCATCGAGTACGGTCTGATGCAGGCTTACGCCGAGGGCTTCGCGATCATGCAGCGCAAGCCCGGCTTCGACCTGGACCTGCACCAGATCGCGCAGATCTGGCGCCACGGCAGCGTGGTGCGTTCCTGGCTGCTGGACCTGGGTGCCGATGCACTGGGCAAGAACCCGGCGCTGGACGGCATCGCGCCCTATGTCGAGGACTCCGGCGAGGGCCGCTGGACCGTGGCCGAGGCCATCGACCTGGACGTGGCGGCCCCCGTGATCACCGCGTCCCTGCTGGAGCGCCTGCGCTCGCGCGAGAGCGATTCCTTCGCCGACAAGCTGCTGGCGGCGATGCGCAACGAGTTCGGCGGGCACAAGATCAAGGCCGGCTGA
- a CDS encoding GFA family protein has product MPVQGSCHCGKTRFEVAEAPAEVVRCTCSICSKRGGLWAYYTPDQFRLLTPIEDVATYRWNTGMVAHHFCATCGCTTYGESPSWVDFKPDFDNPKISINARLLDEFDLDAVPVTVIDGKNLW; this is encoded by the coding sequence ATGCCCGTGCAAGGCAGCTGTCACTGCGGCAAGACCCGTTTCGAAGTCGCCGAGGCCCCGGCCGAGGTCGTCCGCTGCACCTGTTCGATCTGCAGCAAGCGCGGCGGCTTGTGGGCCTATTACACGCCCGACCAGTTCCGCCTGCTCACGCCGATCGAGGACGTGGCCACCTACCGCTGGAACACCGGCATGGTCGCCCACCACTTCTGCGCCACCTGCGGCTGCACCACCTACGGCGAAAGCCCGAGCTGGGTGGACTTCAAGCCCGATTTCGACAACCCCAAGATCAGCATCAACGCCCGCCTGCTCGACGAGTTCGACCTCGATGCGGTGCCGGTGACCGTGATCGACGGCAAGAACCTGTGGTGA
- a CDS encoding putative quinol monooxygenase translates to MDRTRREFVSIAGAVLAGAAFAPLRASPAGAPTMYGLIGKMTATAGKRDELVAILLEGVHDMPGCLSYIVAHDAGDQDTVWITEVWDSQASHAGSLQLPAVRAAIARAMPLIAGFDAGTVTAPVGGHGL, encoded by the coding sequence ATGGACCGCACCCGACGCGAGTTCGTATCGATCGCCGGCGCGGTGTTGGCCGGCGCCGCCTTCGCGCCGCTGCGCGCGAGTCCTGCAGGAGCGCCGACGATGTACGGATTGATAGGCAAGATGACCGCCACCGCCGGCAAGCGCGACGAGCTGGTCGCGATTCTGCTGGAAGGCGTGCACGACATGCCCGGCTGCCTGAGCTACATCGTCGCCCACGACGCGGGCGACCAGGACACGGTCTGGATCACCGAAGTCTGGGACAGCCAGGCCAGCCATGCCGGCTCCCTGCAATTGCCGGCAGTGCGCGCGGCGATCGCGCGCGCCATGCCGTTGATCGCCGGTTTCGATGCCGGCACGGTCACCGCGCCGGTGGGCGGGCACGGCCTCTAG
- a CDS encoding RidA family protein has product MTTFRQTSVLTLSNPTGLYDPAPNGYSHLARVEGAARWLLVAGQGGETADGRLSPDFREQVRQALSNLKTVLASAGAGTVDVAKLTVLIVDHDEARLQVFGAELAAAFGDGAKPACTLIPVPRLALDGMLFEVEAIAVLAA; this is encoded by the coding sequence ATGACCACGTTCCGCCAGACTTCGGTACTCACGCTTTCCAATCCCACCGGCCTGTACGACCCCGCACCCAACGGCTATTCGCACCTCGCTCGCGTCGAAGGCGCGGCGCGTTGGCTGCTGGTCGCGGGGCAGGGCGGCGAAACCGCGGACGGCCGCCTGTCGCCGGACTTCCGCGAGCAGGTGCGCCAGGCGCTGAGCAATCTGAAGACCGTACTGGCCTCGGCCGGCGCCGGCACCGTCGACGTGGCCAAGCTCACGGTGTTGATCGTCGATCACGACGAGGCGCGGCTGCAGGTGTTCGGCGCCGAACTCGCGGCCGCATTCGGCGACGGCGCCAAGCCCGCCTGCACGCTGATTCCGGTGCCGCGCCTGGCCCTGGACGGCATGCTGTTCGAAGTCGAGGCGATCGCGGTGCTGGCGGCCTGA
- a CDS encoding nuclear transport factor 2 family protein: MDTHETRPPLPPFTLDSAIAKVRAAEDAWNSRDPARIALAYSEDSAWRNRSEFFSGRPAIVDFLTRKWAKELDYRLIKELWAYGEDRIAVRFAYEWRDEGDRWYRAYGNENWEFDARGLMRQRHASINDVAIEERDRKFHWDASARRPLDHPGLSALGL; the protein is encoded by the coding sequence ATGGACACCCACGAAACACGCCCGCCGTTGCCGCCCTTCACCCTGGACAGCGCCATCGCCAAAGTGCGCGCCGCCGAGGACGCCTGGAACAGCCGCGACCCGGCCCGCATCGCCCTGGCCTATAGCGAGGACAGCGCGTGGCGCAATCGTTCCGAGTTCTTCAGCGGGCGGCCGGCGATCGTCGATTTCCTGACCCGCAAGTGGGCCAAGGAACTCGACTACCGGCTGATCAAGGAGCTGTGGGCCTACGGCGAGGACCGCATCGCGGTGCGTTTCGCCTACGAATGGCGCGACGAGGGCGACCGCTGGTATCGCGCCTACGGCAACGAGAACTGGGAATTCGACGCGCGCGGATTGATGCGCCAGCGCCATGCCTCGATCAACGATGTGGCGATCGAGGAACGCGATCGCAAGTTCCACTGGGATGCGTCGGCGCGGCGTCCGCTCGATCATCCGGGGCTCAGCGCTTTGGGGCTGTAG
- a CDS encoding alpha/beta hydrolase, protein MSASSVPTSRFLRAGASLLLAATAAFASPAVLAQDPPVTVATHSDATAVHYRSVRVDGVDIFYREAGRRDAPVLLLLHGFPTSSQMYRDLIPRLADRYRVIAPDYPGFGQSAAPAPDRFEYSFDHYAALMDQFARQLELRRYALYLMDYGAPVGFRLASQHPERVSALIVQNGNAYEEGIGKFWDPIKAYWNDHSAANGEHLRQAAMTLEGTRWQYLHGEPDPSLVSPDAYMLDQAYLDRPGNTDIQLAMIYDYRNNLPKYPQWQAYFRKHRPPTLVIWGKNDQIFLAAGAEPYRRDNPDAQVHLLDAGHFALETHGAQIAQLIRDFLAKH, encoded by the coding sequence ATGTCCGCCTCATCCGTCCCCACCTCGCGCTTCCTGCGCGCCGGCGCCTCGCTGCTGCTGGCCGCGACGGCCGCGTTCGCCAGCCCGGCCGTGCTTGCGCAAGACCCGCCTGTCACCGTCGCGACGCATTCGGACGCGACCGCCGTCCACTACCGCAGCGTGCGCGTCGACGGCGTGGACATCTTCTATCGCGAGGCCGGCCGCCGCGATGCGCCCGTGCTGTTGCTGCTGCACGGCTTCCCGACCTCCAGCCAGATGTACCGCGACCTGATCCCGCGCCTGGCCGACCGTTACCGGGTGATCGCGCCGGACTACCCCGGCTTCGGCCAGAGCGCCGCGCCTGCACCCGATCGCTTCGAGTACAGCTTCGATCACTACGCCGCGCTGATGGACCAGTTCGCGCGCCAGCTGGAGCTGCGCCGCTATGCGCTGTACCTGATGGACTACGGCGCGCCGGTCGGCTTCCGGTTGGCCTCGCAGCACCCCGAACGCGTGAGCGCGCTGATCGTGCAGAACGGCAATGCCTACGAGGAAGGCATCGGCAAGTTCTGGGACCCGATCAAGGCCTACTGGAACGACCACAGCGCCGCCAACGGCGAGCATCTGCGCCAGGCCGCGATGACGCTGGAGGGGACGCGCTGGCAGTATCTGCACGGCGAGCCCGACCCCAGCCTGGTCAGCCCTGATGCGTACATGCTCGATCAGGCTTACCTGGACCGCCCCGGCAACACCGACATACAACTGGCGATGATCTACGACTACCGCAACAACCTGCCCAAGTACCCGCAATGGCAGGCCTACTTCCGCAAGCACCGGCCGCCGACCCTGGTGATCTGGGGCAAGAACGACCAGATCTTCCTGGCCGCCGGCGCCGAGCCCTACCGCCGCGACAATCCGGACGCGCAAGTGCACCTGCTCGACGCCGGCCACTTCGCGCTGGAGACCCACGGCGCGCAGATCGCGCAGCTGATCCGCGACTTCCTGGCCAAGCATTGA
- a CDS encoding TetR/AcrR family transcriptional regulator codes for MPAPLLSRDAVIERLLGAFRRYGYDAASLGQLSQATGLGKSSLYHYFPGGKEEMARAVLDSVDAWVHEAILAPLQGAGTPERRLAKVASALDGFYGGGAEACLLGNLVVGDAQSLFQDRLGASFRSLIDGFARLAREKGVSAREAQRRAEDAVLRIQGALILSRGLDDPEPFRRMLSTLPQQLLA; via the coding sequence ATGCCCGCCCCCCTGCTCTCCCGCGATGCCGTGATCGAACGCCTGCTGGGCGCGTTCCGCCGCTACGGCTACGACGCCGCATCGCTGGGCCAGTTGTCGCAGGCCACCGGACTGGGCAAGTCCAGCCTGTACCACTACTTCCCCGGCGGTAAGGAAGAAATGGCGCGCGCGGTGTTGGACAGCGTCGATGCCTGGGTGCACGAGGCGATCCTGGCGCCGCTGCAAGGCGCCGGCACGCCGGAACGCCGCCTGGCCAAGGTGGCATCCGCGCTGGACGGCTTTTACGGCGGCGGCGCCGAGGCCTGCCTGCTCGGCAACCTGGTGGTCGGCGACGCGCAGTCGCTGTTCCAAGACCGCCTCGGCGCGTCCTTTCGCAGCCTGATCGACGGCTTTGCGCGCCTCGCGCGCGAGAAGGGCGTGTCCGCGCGCGAGGCGCAGCGGCGCGCCGAGGACGCGGTGCTGCGCATCCAGGGCGCGCTGATCCTCTCGCGCGGCCTGGACGATCCGGAGCCGTTCCGCCGCATGCTGAGCACCCTGCCGCAACAGCTGCTGGCCTGA
- a CDS encoding amidohydrolase family protein: MKLWWWAAVLSAASMVPAIAAEPTAQRNDRGAWLIRDVTVIPADNDEVLAHRDVLVRDGRIAAISAHGKTRTPRDTAVIDGSGKFLIPGLVDAHVHIATEGALRDSKNPLLSGLDPGPDHVYDRRVLLSFLKAGVTGAANLGGGVQSDEDLLWLRDEIAAGRIVGPRLYVAKRINGPRAGVASPRPAEVPASKPAAPTTAADGIAAVRAAHERGYDFIKPYQFLNRETYRAVIDESRRLGMATSGHLPELGCGVCADRAFAFAHPMDNIAHSEELGRYGRESNLAPRDIDALADLVVDRKIGVTPTLITLKQIVHMYVQREVPPTPAGWDALVDPVTRLDWAPAGNNYLSDRFRNQEGADTFSAGYDFSRLLTRELWKRGVPLTVGTDAPLPGLAFGVSVHQEMIELREVGLSPLEVLRAASVNAHRLFDRQGGSGAVRSGERADLVLLNADPLADIRNVARIDGVFVQGRWLPAARIEAMLAESDQAMQALSQRIQTRQAEAARAQPAP; encoded by the coding sequence ATGAAGCTTTGGTGGTGGGCGGCGGTGCTGAGCGCCGCATCCATGGTTCCCGCGATCGCGGCGGAACCGACGGCGCAGCGTAACGATCGCGGCGCCTGGCTGATCCGCGACGTGACCGTCATCCCGGCCGACAACGACGAAGTGCTCGCCCATCGCGACGTGCTGGTGCGCGACGGTCGCATCGCGGCCATCTCCGCGCACGGCAAGACGCGGACCCCGCGCGATACGGCGGTGATCGACGGCAGCGGCAAGTTCCTGATCCCCGGCCTGGTCGACGCCCATGTCCACATCGCCACCGAAGGCGCGTTGCGCGACAGCAAGAACCCGCTGCTGTCGGGCCTGGACCCCGGGCCGGACCACGTCTACGACCGGCGCGTGCTGCTGAGCTTCCTCAAGGCCGGAGTGACCGGCGCGGCCAACCTGGGCGGCGGCGTGCAAAGCGACGAGGACCTGCTGTGGCTGCGCGACGAGATCGCCGCCGGCCGCATCGTCGGGCCGCGCCTGTACGTGGCCAAGCGCATCAACGGCCCGCGCGCCGGCGTCGCCTCGCCGCGGCCGGCGGAGGTGCCGGCGTCCAAACCCGCCGCGCCCACCACCGCCGCCGACGGCATCGCCGCGGTGCGCGCCGCGCACGAGCGCGGCTACGACTTCATCAAGCCCTACCAGTTCCTCAACCGCGAGACCTATCGGGCCGTGATCGACGAGAGCCGGCGCCTGGGCATGGCGACGTCCGGCCACCTGCCCGAACTGGGCTGCGGCGTGTGCGCCGACCGCGCGTTCGCGTTCGCCCATCCGATGGACAACATCGCCCACAGCGAGGAGCTGGGACGCTACGGCCGCGAGAGCAATCTGGCGCCGCGCGATATCGACGCGCTTGCCGACCTGGTCGTAGACCGCAAGATCGGCGTCACCCCGACCCTGATCACTCTCAAGCAGATCGTGCACATGTACGTGCAGCGCGAAGTCCCGCCGACGCCCGCGGGCTGGGACGCGTTGGTCGATCCGGTGACGCGCCTGGATTGGGCGCCGGCCGGCAACAATTACCTCAGCGACCGCTTCCGCAATCAGGAAGGCGCCGACACCTTCTCCGCCGGCTACGACTTCTCGCGCCTGCTCACGCGCGAACTGTGGAAGCGCGGCGTGCCGCTGACCGTGGGCACCGACGCCCCGCTGCCGGGCCTGGCCTTCGGCGTATCGGTGCACCAGGAGATGATCGAGCTGCGCGAGGTCGGCCTGTCGCCGCTGGAAGTGCTGCGCGCCGCGTCCGTCAACGCGCACCGCCTGTTCGACCGCCAGGGCGGCAGCGGCGCGGTGCGCAGCGGCGAACGCGCCGATCTGGTGCTGTTGAACGCCGACCCCTTGGCCGACATCCGCAACGTCGCGCGCATCGACGGCGTGTTCGTGCAGGGCCGCTGGCTGCCGGCGGCGCGGATCGAGGCGATGCTGGCCGAATCGGATCAGGCGATGCAGGCGCTGTCGCAGCGCATCCAGACGCGGCAGGCCGAAGCCGCGCGCGCGCAGCCGGCGCCTTGA
- a CDS encoding amino acid permease — MNQTALSVSAAETPQGAAMKPRQLVMMGLGSAIGAGLFLGSGVGIQAAGPAVLLSYLIAGVLVIIVMRALGEMAAAKPASGAFSVYAADAMGATAGATLGWLWWAQLVIVIAAESVGAAGLLATVWPGLPVAMMSLLFMIVFTAINLLGVRNFGAFEFWFAILKVAAILAFIAIGAALLLGWLPEVKSPGLSNFVDHGGFAPKGWAGVGAALLVVIFAFGGTEIVAVAAAETQDPVRSITRAIRTVAWRILVFYIGSVSVIIAVVPWTSDALKSPFAAVLQVANIPGAAAAITLVAVIALLSALNANLYGASRMIHSLAERGEAPRVLAGLDRRQVPMAAVLASVAFGFFAALLELWYPERVLPALLNVVGSTCLLVWGMSLVSQLILRRRADRAGTPLPFRMSAFPYLTWLGLALLGGVIALALLTEGPRMQLLSTIALTLVIAAISEVTRRARA; from the coding sequence ATGAACCAGACCGCCCTGTCCGTCTCCGCCGCCGAAACGCCACAAGGCGCTGCGATGAAACCGCGGCAGCTGGTGATGATGGGGCTGGGCAGCGCGATCGGCGCCGGTCTGTTCCTGGGCTCGGGCGTGGGCATCCAGGCGGCCGGTCCGGCGGTGCTGTTGTCCTACCTGATCGCGGGCGTGCTGGTGATCATCGTGATGCGCGCGCTGGGCGAGATGGCCGCGGCCAAGCCGGCCAGCGGCGCGTTTTCGGTCTACGCCGCCGACGCCATGGGCGCGACCGCCGGCGCCACCCTGGGCTGGTTGTGGTGGGCGCAGCTGGTGATCGTGATCGCGGCCGAATCGGTGGGCGCGGCCGGCTTGCTGGCGACGGTGTGGCCGGGTTTGCCGGTGGCGATGATGTCGCTGTTGTTCATGATCGTCTTCACCGCGATCAACCTGCTGGGCGTGCGCAATTTCGGCGCCTTCGAATTCTGGTTCGCGATCCTCAAGGTTGCCGCCATTCTGGCCTTCATCGCGATCGGCGCGGCGCTGCTGTTGGGCTGGCTGCCGGAGGTGAAATCTCCGGGCCTGTCGAACTTCGTCGACCACGGCGGCTTCGCGCCCAAGGGCTGGGCCGGCGTGGGCGCGGCGCTGCTGGTGGTGATCTTCGCCTTCGGCGGCACCGAGATCGTCGCCGTCGCCGCGGCCGAGACCCAGGACCCGGTGCGCAGCATCACCCGCGCCATCCGCACCGTGGCCTGGCGCATCCTGGTGTTCTACATCGGCTCGGTCAGCGTGATCATCGCGGTGGTGCCCTGGACCAGCGACGCGCTGAAGTCGCCGTTCGCGGCGGTGCTGCAGGTCGCCAACATTCCCGGCGCGGCCGCCGCGATCACCCTGGTGGCGGTGATCGCCCTGTTGTCCGCGCTCAACGCCAACCTTTACGGCGCTTCGCGCATGATCCATTCGCTGGCCGAGCGCGGCGAAGCGCCGCGCGTGCTGGCCGGCCTCGACCGCCGCCAGGTGCCGATGGCCGCGGTGCTGGCCAGCGTGGCGTTCGGCTTCTTCGCCGCCCTGCTGGAGCTGTGGTACCCCGAACGCGTGCTGCCGGCGCTGTTGAACGTGGTCGGCTCCACCTGCCTGCTGGTGTGGGGCATGTCGCTGGTCTCGCAGCTGATCCTGCGCCGCCGCGCCGACCGCGCCGGCACCCCGCTGCCGTTCCGGATGAGCGCCTTCCCCTACCTGACCTGGCTGGGCCTGGCCCTGCTGGGCGGCGTGATCGCGCTGGCCCTGCTCACCGAGGGCCCGCGCATGCAGCTGCTGTCCACGATCGCGCTGACCCTGGTCATTGCCGCGATCAGCGAGGTCACGCGGCGCGCGCGCGCCTGA
- a CDS encoding alpha/beta hydrolase: protein MKLFHLGLWACTAAAVLLPPVATAAQTRPAVNINAAVSKGRQEINGVDYYYEIHGKGEPVLLLHGGLGSIDMFGPVLSQLAAHRQVIAVDYQGHGRTPLGSRPFSCQANGDDMAALVAKLGHPQVDVVGYSLGSCVGLRMAIQKPASVRRLVLVSGSFSDAGYYSGIREQQNGLTAAMAPMMKDTPMYRSYAAVAPNVDEFPRLLDMLGDFMRGHFDWSAEVKQIKLPVMLVYGDGDMLRPEHVIQFYQLLGGGLQDAGWGRENLSKNRLAILPDLTHYEIFASPRLVPTVLPFLDGTSDVKSWAEQVPAQSQ from the coding sequence ATGAAACTGTTCCATCTGGGCCTGTGGGCCTGCACCGCCGCCGCCGTGCTGCTGCCGCCCGTCGCCACGGCGGCGCAGACCCGTCCCGCCGTCAACATCAACGCCGCCGTCAGCAAGGGCCGGCAGGAGATCAACGGCGTCGACTATTACTACGAGATCCACGGCAAGGGCGAGCCGGTGCTGCTGCTGCACGGCGGCCTGGGTTCGATCGACATGTTCGGCCCGGTGCTGTCGCAACTGGCGGCGCACCGCCAGGTGATCGCGGTCGACTACCAGGGCCACGGCCGCACCCCGCTGGGCAGCCGGCCCTTCAGCTGCCAGGCCAACGGCGACGACATGGCCGCGCTGGTCGCCAAGCTGGGGCATCCGCAGGTCGATGTGGTCGGCTATTCGCTGGGCAGCTGCGTGGGCCTGCGCATGGCGATCCAGAAGCCGGCCAGCGTGCGCCGCCTGGTGCTGGTGTCGGGCTCGTTCTCCGATGCGGGCTATTACTCCGGCATCCGCGAACAACAGAACGGCCTGACCGCGGCGATGGCGCCGATGATGAAGGACACGCCGATGTACCGCAGCTACGCGGCGGTGGCGCCCAACGTGGACGAGTTTCCGCGCCTGCTCGACATGCTGGGCGACTTCATGCGCGGCCACTTCGACTGGTCGGCCGAGGTCAAGCAGATCAAGCTGCCGGTGATGCTGGTCTACGGCGACGGCGACATGCTGCGTCCCGAGCACGTGATCCAGTTCTACCAACTGCTCGGCGGCGGCCTGCAGGACGCCGGCTGGGGCCGCGAGAACCTGTCCAAGAACCGCCTCGCGATCCTGCCCGACCTGACCCATTACGAGATCTTCGCCTCGCCGCGCCTGGTGCCGACGGTGCTGCCGTTCCTGGACGGCACCAGCGATGTGAAGAGTTGGGCGGAGCAGGTGCCGGCTCAGTCACAGTGA
- a CDS encoding GNAT family N-acetyltransferase: MTAMQWRLDCELTDWEVLSELYRIAPLGEKPARDLAIVFGNSRYVCFVYDGERLVGAGRALADGLDCSYLCDIAVHPDYQGSGLGKAIIERLKTLSAGHRKIILYANPGKEGFYRKLGFLRMRTAMAIFLNRERALQTGLVGED, translated from the coding sequence ATGACCGCGATGCAATGGCGACTGGACTGCGAGCTTACCGATTGGGAGGTCTTGTCCGAGCTGTACCGGATCGCGCCACTGGGCGAGAAGCCCGCGCGCGACCTGGCGATCGTGTTCGGCAACAGCCGCTACGTCTGTTTCGTCTACGACGGCGAGCGCCTGGTCGGCGCCGGCCGCGCGCTCGCCGACGGGCTGGACTGCTCCTATCTGTGCGACATCGCCGTGCACCCCGACTATCAGGGCAGCGGGCTGGGCAAGGCCATCATCGAGCGCCTGAAGACGCTGTCGGCCGGCCATCGCAAGATCATCCTGTACGCCAATCCGGGCAAGGAAGGCTTCTACCGCAAGCTCGGTTTCCTGCGCATGCGCACCGCGATGGCGATCTTCCTCAACCGCGAGCGCGCCTTGCAGACGGGGCTGGTCGGGGAGGACTGA
- a CDS encoding PLP-dependent aminotransferase family protein yields the protein MSLVEPVFEFQIELDGDGGRLRQLHEQLRAAILDQRLRAGVELPSTRRVAAAYGLARNTVIAAYDLLVAEGYVRTRGGAKAVVADYRAHGAQPARKTARAAQDRLNPLWRQTPARARNADETWLPGFHLGTPEHREFPFEIWRRLLSRAYHPRHIGAFDYHAPYGRPRLRAAIAQHVSFARAVACAPDDVLVTSGAQQAFDLIARVLVTPGKTRVAVEDPGYPPLRAALLAAGAQLAAVPVDEEGLCVDRLPTDAKLICVTPSHQFPTGVAMSMARRAALLAHARRHGATIVEDDYDGEFRYGPRPLNALQTLDRDASVLYVGTFSKSLFPALRIGYIVAPPWAREALAAAKQCVDTAVNAQLQDALAQFILDGHLVRHVRRMRKRYGERRRAMLDAFAGELRPWLAPIPSEAGIHLSARFRDPDQGGWLLSKARQHAPGSCGIGEFALRPDPGLGLVFGIGGIETQAIRDALHTLALSLRR from the coding sequence ATGAGCCTAGTGGAACCAGTTTTCGAGTTCCAGATCGAACTCGACGGCGACGGCGGGCGCCTGCGCCAGCTGCACGAGCAACTGCGCGCGGCGATCCTCGACCAGCGCCTGCGCGCCGGCGTGGAACTGCCCTCGACCCGGCGCGTCGCCGCCGCCTACGGGCTGGCGCGCAACACCGTGATTGCCGCCTACGACCTGCTGGTGGCCGAAGGCTATGTGCGCACGCGCGGCGGCGCCAAGGCGGTGGTCGCTGACTATCGCGCTCACGGCGCCCAGCCCGCGCGCAAGACGGCGCGCGCCGCCCAGGACCGCCTCAATCCGCTGTGGCGGCAAACGCCGGCACGCGCGCGCAATGCCGATGAAACCTGGCTGCCCGGCTTTCACCTGGGCACGCCCGAGCATCGCGAGTTTCCGTTCGAGATCTGGCGCCGGTTGCTGTCGCGGGCCTATCACCCGCGCCACATCGGCGCCTTCGATTACCACGCCCCCTACGGCCGGCCGCGCCTGCGCGCCGCGATCGCGCAGCACGTGTCGTTCGCGCGCGCGGTGGCCTGCGCGCCCGACGACGTGCTGGTGACCTCCGGCGCGCAACAGGCCTTCGACCTGATCGCGCGCGTGCTGGTCACACCCGGCAAGACCCGCGTCGCGGTGGAAGACCCGGGCTATCCGCCGCTGCGCGCCGCGCTGCTCGCCGCGGGCGCGCAGCTGGCGGCGGTGCCGGTGGACGAGGAAGGCCTGTGCGTGGACCGCTTGCCCACGGACGCGAAGCTGATCTGCGTGACGCCGTCGCACCAGTTCCCGACCGGCGTGGCGATGTCGATGGCGCGCCGCGCGGCCCTGCTGGCGCACGCGCGCCGGCACGGCGCGACCATCGTCGAGGACGACTACGACGGCGAATTCCGCTACGGTCCGCGGCCGCTCAATGCATTGCAAACCCTGGACCGCGATGCCAGCGTGCTGTACGTGGGCACCTTCTCCAAGAGCCTGTTCCCGGCGCTGCGCATCGGCTACATCGTCGCGCCGCCCTGGGCGCGCGAAGCCCTGGCCGCGGCCAAGCAATGCGTGGACACCGCGGTCAACGCGCAGCTGCAGGACGCGCTGGCGCAGTTCATCCTGGACGGCCATCTGGTGCGCCACGTGCGGCGCATGCGCAAACGTTATGGCGAACGCCGGCGCGCCATGCTGGACGCGTTCGCCGGCGAGTTGCGGCCGTGGCTGGCGCCGATCCCGTCGGAGGCCGGCATCCACCTGTCGGCGCGCTTCCGCGATCCGGATCAGGGCGGCTGGCTGCTCAGCAAGGCGCGCCAGCACGCGCCCGGCAGCTGCGGCATCGGCGAATTCGCGCTGCGCCCCGATCCCGGCCTGGGCCTGGTGTTCGGCATCGGCGGCATCGAAACGCAGGCGATACGCGACGCGCTGCACACCCTGGCGTTGTCGTTGCGCCGCTGA